A single region of the Streptomyces sp. NBC_00425 genome encodes:
- a CDS encoding SpoIIE family protein phosphatase, protein MYNEPDTTTVAPEDFAVVIDARGVVMVWSAGAARLLGHGPEEVVGRPAYGLLGATLPFTTRRLLAVGEQWTSDLVLRKRDGDRVTVRLRGTPLVDADAGTYWVVTPASVSYPSGPTDVESAELWDLTLAQLPLPVAIYDSEARFVTCNEVMTKAMGLRPDEMRGRTLWEIYPAPPLDEIDRLQHQVARTGEMIFREEQPFRASGEVRDHAWSVFLSPLKDRAGTVMGLSALVIDITEQYWARRRLAVLNDASVRIGSTLDVTRTAQELAEVAVTGFADFATVDLLESVVQGHEPQPVPPDTPVVCRRTAQRSVLAGCPESVVSLGDTDVYPPGAPPALALITGRACHYSAGDAALRAWVTASPARAESIRRFKIHTVLMVPLRARGVTLGVMHLMRHRTPDAFGPDDLILAEEIAARAAVSIDNARRYTRERRTALTLQRSLLPERLPEVAAVDLAYRYLPAGPGDEIGGDWFDVIALSGGRVALAVGDVVGHGVRASATMGRLRSAVRTLADADFAPDELLTRLDDLVVRLDREEGPDARRQAEEASGEVGATCLYAVYDPIAGRCDLARAGHPPPLLMDPDGAVRMLDLPAGPPLGLGGLPFEAARIDMAEGSVLALYTDGLIEAPGRDLDVGLDLLGEALRHPAAGLEETCEEVMRKVRPDPPADDIVLLLARTSMLGADQVRSWPLPADPAAVAGVRRGASEQLAAWGLSELEFATELIVSELVTNAIRYGTPPIQLRLVRADALICEVSDGSATAPHLRRARTFDEGGRGLLLVAQVADRWGSRHTSAGKTIWAEQSLPADVRETEHLAAPLAPIT, encoded by the coding sequence ATGTACAACGAACCCGACACCACCACAGTGGCACCCGAGGACTTCGCGGTCGTCATCGACGCCCGCGGGGTCGTCATGGTGTGGAGCGCGGGAGCCGCGAGGCTCCTCGGACACGGCCCCGAGGAGGTGGTGGGCAGGCCCGCCTACGGCCTGCTCGGCGCAACGCTGCCCTTCACGACGCGGCGCCTCCTGGCCGTCGGCGAGCAGTGGACGAGCGATCTGGTGCTGCGCAAGCGCGACGGTGACCGCGTCACCGTGCGGCTACGGGGCACTCCGCTGGTGGACGCGGACGCCGGCACGTACTGGGTCGTGACTCCGGCGTCGGTGAGCTATCCCTCCGGCCCGACGGACGTGGAGTCGGCGGAGCTGTGGGACCTCACGCTGGCGCAGCTCCCGCTGCCCGTGGCCATCTACGACAGTGAGGCGCGGTTCGTCACCTGCAACGAGGTCATGACCAAGGCCATGGGGCTGAGACCGGACGAGATGCGGGGGCGGACCCTGTGGGAGATCTACCCCGCCCCGCCCCTGGACGAGATCGATCGCCTCCAGCACCAGGTGGCGCGCACCGGCGAGATGATCTTCCGCGAGGAGCAGCCGTTCCGCGCCTCAGGCGAGGTCCGCGACCACGCGTGGTCGGTGTTCCTCTCCCCGCTGAAGGACCGCGCGGGCACGGTAATGGGTCTGTCCGCGCTGGTCATCGACATCACCGAGCAGTACTGGGCCCGGCGTCGCCTGGCCGTGCTCAACGACGCGAGCGTGCGCATCGGCAGCACCCTCGACGTCACCCGTACGGCCCAGGAACTTGCCGAGGTCGCGGTGACCGGGTTCGCCGACTTCGCCACCGTCGACCTGCTGGAATCCGTCGTCCAGGGGCATGAACCGCAACCGGTGCCGCCCGACACGCCGGTCGTGTGCCGGCGCACCGCGCAACGGTCGGTGCTCGCGGGATGCCCGGAATCCGTGGTTTCCCTGGGCGACACCGACGTCTACCCGCCCGGCGCACCCCCGGCCCTGGCCCTGATCACCGGCAGGGCGTGCCACTACAGCGCGGGCGACGCGGCGCTGCGCGCGTGGGTGACGGCCTCCCCGGCCCGAGCGGAGAGCATACGCCGTTTCAAGATCCACACGGTACTGATGGTGCCCCTGCGTGCGCGGGGGGTCACGCTAGGTGTCATGCATCTCATGCGGCACCGGACCCCGGACGCCTTCGGCCCGGACGACCTGATCCTCGCCGAGGAGATCGCCGCCAGGGCCGCCGTGAGCATCGACAACGCCCGCCGGTACACCCGTGAGCGCCGCACCGCGCTCACGCTCCAGCGCAGCCTGCTGCCCGAACGGCTGCCCGAGGTCGCGGCCGTGGACCTGGCCTACCGTTACCTGCCCGCCGGGCCCGGGGACGAGATCGGCGGAGACTGGTTCGACGTCATCGCGCTGTCGGGGGGACGGGTCGCGCTGGCCGTGGGCGACGTGGTGGGGCACGGGGTGCGAGCCTCCGCCACGATGGGGCGTCTGCGTTCGGCGGTACGGACCCTCGCCGACGCCGACTTCGCGCCCGACGAGCTGCTCACCCGCCTGGACGATCTCGTCGTCCGTCTCGACCGGGAGGAGGGCCCGGACGCGCGACGGCAGGCGGAGGAGGCCTCCGGGGAGGTCGGGGCCACCTGCCTCTACGCCGTCTACGACCCGATCGCCGGCCGGTGCGATCTGGCTCGGGCCGGACACCCGCCGCCCCTGCTGATGGACCCCGACGGCGCGGTGCGCATGCTGGACCTGCCGGCCGGGCCGCCCCTCGGCCTCGGCGGACTGCCCTTCGAGGCGGCCCGGATCGACATGGCCGAAGGCAGCGTGCTCGCCCTCTACACCGACGGTCTGATCGAGGCCCCGGGCCGTGACCTCGACGTCGGGCTGGACCTGCTGGGTGAGGCTCTGCGCCACCCAGCCGCTGGCTTGGAGGAGACGTGCGAGGAGGTGATGCGCAAGGTGCGGCCAGACCCGCCGGCCGACGACATCGTCCTGCTCCTCGCCCGGACCTCCATGCTCGGCGCTGACCAGGTACGCAGCTGGCCGCTCCCCGCCGATCCCGCCGCCGTCGCCGGCGTCCGCCGAGGGGCGAGCGAGCAGCTGGCCGCCTGGGGACTGAGCGAGCTGGAGTTCGCCACCGAGCTGATCGTCAGCGAACTGGTCACCAACGCCATCCGCTACGGCACCCCGCCCATCCAGCTACGCCTCGTCCGGGCCGACGCGCTCATCTGCGAGGTCTCCGACGGCAGCGCCACCGCCCCACATCTGCGGCGGGCCCGGACCTTCGACGAGGGCGGACGCGGACTGCTCCTCGTGGCGCAGGTGGCCGACCGCTGGGGCAGCCGCCACACATCCGCCGGCAAGACGATCTGGGCCGAGCAGTCCCTGCCGGCCGACGTGCGGGAGACCGAGCACCTCGCCGCGCCGCTCGCTCCGATCACGTAG
- a CDS encoding GNAT family N-acetyltransferase — translation MRSDVTLHPLDRARLRDLLNAAVEDADPLEVMPPVPGPGAWTPQRRSAFVRFHESRSLSVHPVETTFVIDVSGRAVGAARLCPVEGQDGTVEAGVWIGRSHRGAGVGAAVLELLLDQARAKGCDQVYVSTTPQNGAVRALMDGIGVDLVPDGDDLVGRVRFTS, via the coding sequence ATGCGATCCGACGTCACGCTTCACCCTCTCGACCGTGCTCGCCTCCGGGATCTGCTGAACGCCGCGGTCGAGGACGCCGATCCGCTGGAGGTGATGCCGCCTGTGCCGGGACCTGGTGCATGGACGCCGCAGCGCCGGTCTGCGTTCGTGCGCTTCCACGAGTCGCGGTCGCTGTCGGTACACCCGGTGGAGACCACCTTCGTCATCGACGTGTCAGGGCGCGCCGTGGGAGCGGCACGGCTGTGCCCGGTGGAGGGCCAGGACGGGACGGTCGAGGCCGGGGTGTGGATCGGACGGTCTCACCGGGGCGCCGGCGTGGGCGCCGCCGTACTGGAGCTGCTGTTGGACCAAGCCCGCGCAAAGGGGTGCGACCAGGTGTACGTGAGCACGACGCCGCAGAACGGCGCGGTGCGGGCTCTGATGGACGGCATCGGGGTGGACCTCGTTCCTGACGGCGACGACCTCGTGGGGCGCGTGCGTTTCACGAGCTGA
- a CDS encoding cytochrome P450 family protein encodes MTDPMHHPRFHQDPYPSYAAIRSTCPVQPVPGPDGKVSYLITGYAEAKEALADARLSKDSAAFFAGKASRRRLHPAVARTMLASDPPQHTRLRALVTKAFTRGAVAGLRPFIAQATDTLLDRWPVGEPFDLVDALAAPLPVLVICELLGVPENERADVRRWSAELFAAGEPDVIDSASHAVAAYMTDLIARKRMDPGDCLLDRLIRTRDANDGLLSEDELVSLAVLLLVAGHESTTDFLADAALALLRHPAALDRLRSEPHEVPAALDELLRFDSPVSTATFRFTTQAVTLGGTDLPAGVPVLVALGAANRDPRRFPHPDRLDLDRDAAAHLGFGHGIHRCVGAPLARAEAEIALQAVLTRFPAIRLAMAPERLEWKRTRLLRGPASLPILV; translated from the coding sequence ATGACCGACCCGATGCACCATCCCCGCTTCCACCAGGACCCCTATCCCTCCTACGCGGCCATACGTTCCACCTGCCCGGTGCAGCCCGTGCCCGGGCCCGACGGGAAGGTCAGTTACCTGATCACCGGCTACGCGGAGGCCAAGGAGGCGCTCGCCGACGCCCGGCTCTCGAAGGACTCGGCCGCATTCTTCGCGGGCAAGGCATCCAGGCGACGACTGCACCCCGCGGTGGCGCGCACCATGCTGGCCAGCGACCCGCCCCAACACACCCGCCTGCGCGCACTGGTGACCAAGGCGTTCACGAGGGGGGCTGTCGCGGGGCTGCGCCCGTTCATCGCCCAAGCCACCGACACGCTGCTGGACCGGTGGCCCGTAGGCGAGCCCTTCGACCTCGTGGACGCCCTGGCGGCGCCCTTGCCGGTCCTCGTGATCTGCGAGCTGCTCGGCGTCCCGGAGAACGAACGGGCTGACGTGCGGCGCTGGTCCGCAGAGTTGTTCGCGGCCGGAGAGCCCGACGTCATCGACTCGGCCTCGCATGCGGTCGCCGCCTACATGACGGACCTCATCGCCCGTAAGCGCATGGACCCCGGTGACTGTCTTCTGGACCGGCTCATCCGCACCCGCGACGCGAACGACGGCCTGCTGAGCGAGGACGAACTGGTCTCGCTGGCCGTGCTGTTGCTCGTCGCAGGGCACGAAAGCACCACCGACTTCCTCGCCGACGCCGCACTGGCGTTGCTGCGACACCCTGCCGCACTCGACCGCCTGCGCAGCGAGCCCCACGAGGTACCGGCCGCGCTGGACGAGCTGCTCCGCTTCGACTCCCCCGTCAGCACCGCCACGTTCCGTTTCACCACACAGGCCGTCACCCTCGGCGGCACCGACCTCCCGGCAGGCGTCCCGGTACTGGTCGCGCTGGGAGCCGCCAACCGCGACCCGAGGCGGTTCCCACATCCGGACCGGCTCGACCTGGACCGGGACGCCGCCGCTCATCTCGGCTTCGGCCACGGCATCCACCGCTGCGTCGGCGCGCCCCTGGCCAGGGCCGAGGCGGAGATCGCCCTGCAAGCGGTCCTCACCCGGTTCCCCGCTATCCGGCTCGCCATGGCCCCGGAACGACTGGAGTGGAAGCGCACCCGTCTCCTGCGCGGGCCGGCCTCACTGCCCATCCTGGTGTGA
- a CDS encoding isocitrate lyase/PEP mutase family protein — MDIRTTVERAQRLKQLHADHKPLVLPTVWDVWSARTAAGAGFPALTIGSHPLADSRGADDHEGQTFEEVLAAVRPIIAAVDVPVSVDLEAGYGQEPADLIAGLTEAGGVGLNIEDTVHSDGGRVRTTKEHAHYIAGLRAAADDAGIPVWVNGRTDLFLHAEDASAVLDEAVERLHALEQAGADSVYPVGIQDNDDLLTAVTGAVAIPVNSTAHPVKHDLERFRRLGVGRITYGPLLQIALTDAMKDMLTPWAP; from the coding sequence ATGGACATTCGCACCACCGTTGAGCGCGCTCAACGACTCAAGCAGCTGCATGCCGACCACAAGCCGCTTGTACTGCCGACCGTCTGGGACGTCTGGTCCGCGCGGACGGCAGCCGGCGCCGGATTCCCCGCGCTCACCATCGGCAGTCATCCGCTCGCCGACTCCCGTGGAGCAGACGACCACGAGGGGCAGACCTTCGAGGAGGTACTCGCGGCCGTCAGGCCCATCATCGCGGCGGTCGACGTCCCCGTCTCCGTGGACCTGGAGGCCGGCTACGGACAAGAGCCCGCGGACCTCATCGCCGGACTCACCGAAGCCGGTGGCGTCGGTCTCAACATCGAGGACACCGTCCACTCGGACGGCGGACGCGTGCGCACCACCAAGGAACACGCACACTACATCGCAGGCCTGCGCGCAGCGGCTGACGACGCCGGGATCCCGGTCTGGGTCAACGGGCGCACCGACCTCTTCCTCCACGCCGAGGATGCCTCCGCCGTCCTCGACGAGGCGGTCGAGCGACTGCACGCCCTTGAGCAGGCCGGCGCCGACAGTGTCTACCCGGTGGGCATTCAAGACAACGACGACCTGTTGACCGCCGTGACCGGGGCCGTCGCCATTCCGGTGAATTCCACGGCGCATCCCGTCAAGCACGATCTGGAGCGCTTCCGCCGCCTCGGCGTCGGCCGGATCACCTACGGCCCGCTGCTGCAAATCGCCTTGACCGACGCGATGAAGGACATGCTCACGCCGTGGGCGCCCTGA
- a CDS encoding DUF6411 family protein, with the protein MMIVGVIAFCVVLAILAFVVPRLSKHPQNGAQRTLGWGSRAGSKAPGSLGRWLSKPFQSSSRAVGRSGSAGRRARGRLPF; encoded by the coding sequence ATGATGATCGTCGGCGTGATCGCCTTCTGCGTTGTCCTCGCGATACTCGCTTTCGTCGTCCCGCGACTGAGCAAGCACCCCCAGAACGGCGCCCAGCGCACGCTGGGTTGGGGTTCTCGTGCCGGTTCCAAGGCCCCTGGCTCGCTCGGGCGTTGGTTGAGCAAGCCTTTCCAGTCGAGTTCGCGGGCCGTCGGTCGCAGCGGCTCCGCAGGCCGCCGGGCACGTGGCCGCCTTCCCTTCTGA
- a CDS encoding RNA polymerase sigma factor, whose translation MRRVGKALDEPDEESLVRLVAKGDRAAFEELYQRTAPWLAVRLRRRCADEQIVAEVMQETYLAVWRAAGAFAGAAVGGTAVGWLWTIAARRLVDAFRRRAHHADPPLTAAPRTAAPAAEEEALAASTDGDVGDALRRLAPELRQVLQALVLDGLSVRETSVLLGVPEGTVKTRARRARIEMRRALT comes from the coding sequence GTGAGACGAGTTGGGAAAGCACTGGACGAGCCGGACGAGGAGAGTCTCGTCCGGCTGGTGGCCAAGGGCGACCGTGCGGCCTTCGAGGAGTTGTACCAGCGCACCGCGCCGTGGCTGGCGGTCCGCCTGCGACGCCGCTGCGCCGACGAGCAGATCGTCGCCGAGGTCATGCAGGAGACGTATCTGGCGGTGTGGCGGGCGGCGGGTGCGTTCGCCGGGGCCGCGGTCGGAGGGACGGCCGTCGGCTGGTTGTGGACGATTGCGGCGCGCCGCCTCGTCGACGCGTTCCGGCGAAGAGCCCACCATGCGGACCCGCCGCTCACGGCGGCTCCGCGGACCGCGGCGCCGGCCGCCGAGGAGGAGGCACTCGCGGCGAGTACCGACGGCGACGTCGGCGACGCGCTACGGCGCCTCGCACCTGAGCTCCGGCAGGTACTGCAGGCCCTGGTGCTCGACGGACTGTCGGTCCGGGAGACCTCGGTCCTGCTCGGCGTGCCCGAGGGCACGGTCAAAACACGGGCCCGCCGGGCCCGGATCGAGATGCGGAGGGCTCTGACGTGA